ATCTGCGGCTAAAAACCTTGTCAAAAAAACTAAAACTTACGATTTCCGTTTACCGGCCGTGAACCAGAAGTTTCGGACCCGCTTCGAACAGCACCTCGATTTTCGAGATATCTTTAACGGCGGTTGTCACGCCCACCCCGAACATCGGGTGTTGCAGAACATCACCGGCGCGGTACGTATCTTTTGGCGAATAGGTCTTTGCCGTGGCTGGATTGCTCGTGCTCAGGAGCGTCTTGTAACGTCCGGGCCGCGTGCCGGTTCCGGTGCGCGGCGTTGTCTTGCCCGGCTCGGAAGCGCGGTAGCTATGCTGGGACTGGCAGGTATTGCAGTGCACGCGGACAGGCTTGCTGCCGACCATCGCTTCGATCGTGTGCGCAAGGATCATTTTGCATTTGCCGCACCAGCTGTCAATGGTGCCGCCCGGTTCTCTTTTGCTCATTTGAGGTTGCATATTAGTCCTTATTGATTCGAACGTTATTTGCCAGACCGACGGTGCTGAGCCCACGGATGACATACCAGCCGACGTCGACCTGCCACCAATGGCGGCTGAATCGGGCTGATGCAGGAGAAGCGTGATGATTGCCGTGCCAGTTTTCGCCCCAGGCCGTCAGCTGGAGCGGGCCAAGCCACCAGATGTTCTGGCTGGAATCGACTCCCTCGGCGAGGCCGGGCTTCAGGTGCAGCAGACTGTTCACGAAACATTGCATATGGAGCAGATAGACCAGGCGAATCGCGCCGATCCAGAAAAAGCCCTTCCATCCAAAGAGAAAATAGCCCAGAAAAATGGACGTCAGAACCAGCGGAATCTGAAGCTTCGCCCAGATCGTGTAGCGGGGCTTGATCAGATCCGGACACCACTTCTTCATCGCGGACGGCTCCCATTGGTACAGCCAGCGCAGATGCGCCCACCAGAAACCGCCGTGACGCGGGCTGGAAACGTCTTCGAGCGTGTCCGACTTCGCATGATGATTGCGATGATTGGCGATCCAGGTATGCGGCGATCCCGACCCATTGAAAACGGCAAAGCCGATCAGAATCTGTTCGATCACCGGATTGAGTTTCACCGCGCGATGCGCCAGACCGCGGTGATACGCCACGGTCGTGCCGAGCGCGCCCATTGCTGCGAAGCCCAGGCTCCACAGCAGGACGTTCCAGCCCGGCACCGGGAACAGCGCAAGGCCGATGAAGGCCAGGACATGGACGGTGACGATATAGGCGAGAACCCACTGGTTCTCTCCTTCGGCTTTCCACCATGGAAGCGTCCATGGATGACGCGCGACCAGATTCTGGCCGTTGGTTGCTTCGATTGATTCCTTCAAGATGGCTCGGCTCATCGTCCTACGCGACCTCCCCTGCGGCCGGATCGGCCTCCAAAGCTTCGCCACTGGGGCTGCCGTGGCGCGGGATTCCGCAGCGACGCGACGGAAGTCGAGTGGAAGGCGTGCCCTTCGACTGTGGGCAGTTCGTGTTGAATCAATTTCTCAATTCCTTTCAGCATCACGATCTCACTGGCGTCGCAGAACGAAAGCGCGATACCGGCCGCGCCCGCACGTGCCGTGCGGCCGACGCGATGCACATAACTCTCGGCGTCGTTCGGCAGTTCGTAGTTGATGACGTGGGAGATTCCTTCGACGTCGATACCGCGGGCGACGATGTCCGTGGCCACGAGGACCGACACACGGCCTTTATCGAATGCGGCCAGACTGCGCTGCCGGTGGTTCTGGCTTTTGTTGGAATGAATCGCATCGGCCGCGATCCCATTGCGCGA
Above is a genomic segment from Terriglobia bacterium containing:
- a CDS encoding fatty acid desaturase, with translation MSRAILKESIEATNGQNLVARHPWTLPWWKAEGENQWVLAYIVTVHVLAFIGLALFPVPGWNVLLWSLGFAAMGALGTTVAYHRGLAHRAVKLNPVIEQILIGFAVFNGSGSPHTWIANHRNHHAKSDTLEDVSSPRHGGFWWAHLRWLYQWEPSAMKKWCPDLIKPRYTIWAKLQIPLVLTSIFLGYFLFGWKGFFWIGAIRLVYLLHMQCFVNSLLHLKPGLAEGVDSSQNIWWLGPLQLTAWGENWHGNHHASPASARFSRHWWQVDVGWYVIRGLSTVGLANNVRINKD